Part of the Sulfurimonas denitrificans DSM 1251 genome is shown below.
ATAGAATATTTCGCACCTTTTGTAATCTTAGCGCTTTTTCTTGTTGCACAGACTTTTGAGCACTCGTATAGAGTACGTTTAAATATCTTTAGAAAAAATTATAAGTTAATGTTTTTAATATCATTAATATTACTGTTTGTTAATAGTTCAGTAGTCTTTTTTAACAAATATTTATATCTAATAGTAGAAGAACCAAAAAAGCACTTTTCATACAATATGCATGTAGCAAAAGAGCTCTCTGTGGAGCTTAAAAAGAGAGATATTTATTGTGTAAATACAAGCACTAAGATGGCAAAAAGATTAGAATTTTATGGTGTAACTAAATGCAACAGCTATATACTACAAGAAAATTACCTCGGAGAATCAACACAAGATAATGTAACAATTAGTTACAAAAATGTAGTGGTTTATTCTGCCAATGTTACAAAAATAAACACAAATTAAATCTATAAAGCACTTAGTCCTCTCAAGTGCCTTGAGATTAATCAACATGTGATACTATTTTGGAAATATTAAAAACAGGGAGTTGCAATGGCTCAAAAGGCGATTAGAGAATTTGACGCAAAGTCAATTTTGGCTAAGCATTGGGATAAATATTTTCCAAATTTTACTTACGCATACGAAACGGTTATGGTTCAAAATGGATCAGAGCTTAAAAAAGCTGCAAAAGAAAAAACATGGTTAAAAGATAAAAAATTAGTTGCTAAACCAGATATGCTATTTGGTAAAAGAGGAAAAAATGGCTTAGTTCTTTTTAGAGACTCTAAGCCTGGAGATGTATCTTTAACTAAAGCATCATCTTGGATTGATGAAAAATCAGGCGAAAAACAGTCTGTTTATTTTTCATTTGATGGCGACACTCCTAGCGGCGAAGCAAAAGTTGATATGTTGACTCACTTTATCGTTGAGCCATTTACTCCGCACTCTCAAGAAGAAGAGTACTATATTTCTGCTACATGTGTTGGCGATGATGATGTTTTATACATGTCAGCTGAGGGTGGAATGGAAGTTGAAGAGAATTGGGACAAAGTTACAGAAGTGGCTTTCCCAATTACTGCAACAGAAGAAGAAATTGAGAAAAAAATCAAAGCAAGTATTCCAAAAGATGTGGCTGCTAAAGATAAAGAGGCATTTGCAGATTTTGCAATAGGCTTTTTTAGAGCATATAGAGAGTTAAATTTTGCATATTTAGAGATAAATCCATTTGTTCTTCAAGGTAAAAAAGTTGAATTACTAGATATGGTTGCAAAACTTGATGATACTGCTGGGTTTATGATGAGAGAAGAGTGGGGTGATGTAGATTTCCCAACTTCTTTTGGCATGGAAGAGAAATCTCCTGAAGTTTTAGCTATAGAAGATGCTGATAGTAAATCAGGTGCTTCGCTAAAACTAACCATATTAAAACCAGAAGCAAGAGTTTGGACTATGGTTGCAGGTGGTGGTGCTTCAGTTGTTTATGCTGACACTATCGCTGATTTGGCTGGAATTGAAGACCTTGCTAACTATGGCGAATACTCAGGTGGGCCAACTACAAGTGAGACAAAATTTTATGCTGAGACTATTTTAGATCTTATGACAAGAGACAAAGATCTTAAAGGCAGAGATAAAGTGTTGATTATTGGTGGTGCAATTGCAAATTTTACGGATGTTGCTAAAACATTTACGGGTATTATTCAAGCATTTGAGCTTTACGCTGATAAAATGAAACAAGTTGGTATTAAGATTTATGTTAGACGCGGTGGACCAAATTATGAAAAAGGTCTCAAAGATATTAAAGAAGCAGCAGATAGACTTGGTCTTTATATAGAAGTTTATGGACCAGAAACACATGTTACTGACATTGTGCGTATGGCACTAGCAAAGTAAGGAAAAGAGATGGCACAATTATATACTAGAGATACACAAGCAATTTTTTGGAATAACAACGCAAGTGCTATTCAAAGAATGCTAGATTATGACTATACAATTAAAAGACAAAAACCTTCGGTTGCAGCTATTGTAGCTCCAACAAGTAACTCTAAATTTGATAAGTTTTTTTATGGTCCAGATGAGATTATGATTCCACTTTATAGAAATACAACTGAAGCAAAATCAGCACAACCTCAGGCTGATGTGCTATTAAACTTTGCATCTTTTAGAACAGCTTACGATGTAACTATGGAAGCATTAGAGCTTGGTGGATTTACATCTATTATGGTTACAGCCGAGGGAATTCCTGAGAGATTAGCTCGTAAAATGAATGCAACAGGAAGAGAAAAAAATGTCACTATTATTGGACCAGCAACAGTTGGTGCAATAGCTCCAGGCGCATTTAAAATTGCAAATATTGGTGGAACGATTGAAAATATTGTTCAATCAAAACTTCACCGTGCAGGATCTTGTGGACTTGTAACTCGTTCAGGCGGTCTCTTCAATGAGCTCTCAAATATTATCGCAATTAACGCTGATGGTATCGCTGAGGGTGTTGCAATCGGTGGCGATAGATTTGTTGGATCGGTATTTATAGATAATCTTCTTAGAATGGAAGCTAACCCTGAAGTAAAGTACATGTTACTTTTAGGTGAAGTTGGTGGAACTGAAGAGTATAAGGTAATTGAAGCTGTAAAAAGTGGAAAAATTAAAAAACCAATTATTGCATGGTGTATAGGTACGATAGCTAAGTATTATGACAGTGGCGTTCAGTTTGGTCATGCTGGTGCATCTGCAAATGGCGATATGGAAACGGCTGAAGCTAAAAACAGAGCTATGAAAGAAGTTGGTATTCATGTTCCTGCATCATTCAATGATTTACCAGAAATAATTAGTGCGCTTTACCATGAACTCCATGCAGAGGGAACTATAAAAGATATTATAGAACCTTCTATGAATGTATGTCCAAGTGTAAGAAAATCAAAACAGTTTATCTGTACTATTTCTGATGACAGAGGAGATGAAGCTCACTACTGTGGTTATCCAATTAGCTCAGTTGCGACACCAGATACAGGATTTACTATTGGTGATGTAATGAGTATCTTATGGTTTAAAAAACGCTATCCAAGATGGGCAGTTGACTTTTTAGAAACAGTTCTAAAAACAGTTGCAGATCATGGTCCAGCTGTTTCAGGCGCTCACAATGCTAAAGTTACAGCTCGTGCAGGTAAAGATGTTATCAGTTCACTAATTTCTGGACTACTTACAATTGGGCCTCGTTTTGGTGGAGCTATTGATGATGCTGCTAAGTATTTTAAATATGCAAGTGATAATGGAATGAGTCCAAATGACTTCTTAAATCATATGAAAAAAGAGGGCATTCCAATTCCAGGGATAGGGCATAGAATCAAGTCGCTTAAAAACCCAGATTTACGTGTTGAGGGATTAAAGAAGTTTGCAAAAGCAAACTTCCCTTCAACTCCGCTTCTTGATTATGCTTTAACGGTTGAACAACTTACAACATCTAAAAAAGAGAATCTTATTTTAAATGTTGATGGTACTATTGGTATATTAATGGTTGACATGTGGAGATCACTTGGATATAAAGATGAAGAGATAGATGTATTTATAAATGCAGGCGCTCTAAATGCGTTCTTTATTTTAGGTAGAAGTATCGGTTTTATCGGGCATATCTTGGATGAGAAACGTCTAGCAATGCCAATGTACAGACATCCAATGGATGATATCTTATATGATGTAAAGTTAGCAGAAAACTTATAGTAAATCTCCGCTTTTATATTCAAGGAAATCTCTCCTTGAATATATCATTCTATTCAAAACAAACTCTTTATGTAATCATTTAACATTTTTACATTTTTTTTGATATACTTAAACCAAAAAAAGTATTTTCATTGGATAATTTATGAAAAAAGCATTTACTATGCTTGAATTAATTTTTATAATTATTTTAATTGGCATATTAGTTACAGTTGTTATACCAAGAACAGGTTCAAATAAACTCCAAGAAGCTGCAACGCAAGTTGTATCACATATACGTTACACGCAACACTTAGCTATGGTGGATGACAAGTTTGATGCAAATGATGCAAATTGGTATAAAAATAGATGGCAAATATTTTTTGCTAGCACAGAGGGAAGCAGTGGTGAATGGGCATATTCAATATTCTCTGACTCTTCTGGAAGAAGCACTGGTAACCCTGATGAAACTGAACTCGCTATAAATCCTTTAGATAGATCTAAATATTTGACAGGAGGCTATAGTGCAGGAATTATCCCTTTTGGGCATCCTAAAGTAACTAAAGAGTTAAACTTAGGAAAAGAGTACGACGTAAAAAATATTGTTTTTTCAAATAGTTGCAGTATTACAAAGTCCACAAGAATAGCATTTGATTATTTAGGGCGACCCTTAAGAGGTGCTTTTTACAATTATAATTCTGCTTATCCAGCTAAAAACAGATTAATAACTACACAGTGTACTATTACTCTCAGTAATAATAGTAAGAGTATAGTTATAGCAATTGAGCCTGAAACAGGTTATTCTCACATATTATAAAGTAGTAAAATTCACCTATAAAAAAATATTAAACCCGCATTCATTATTTTAAGCGTCTTCTAAGCAATCCTTCCCTATAATTCCCATCCACAAACACAGAGACCTAAAGTTTAGGTATCTAGGCTTCAAGTAGAGGCTTATAACGGTAGTTTGAGATCATTGAAAACTAAGCAAGTAAATAGACTTTAATAACTAAAACTAGTTATTATTTAAGTCGAGTAAGTTTACTTATAAAAACTAAATAACAACAACCGTCTATTCTATTTGGTCTCTATTAATTTAGAGATACCCAATAGTATAGATACTATACAATAAAGTCCATCAAGTATTAAATTACATGATGGCAACATAAAGCCAATGATTTTTAAATCTTGGGCAAAGATTAAACAAACCAATTATGGAGAGTTTGATCCTGGCTCAGAGTGAACGCTGGCGGCGTGCTTAACACATGCAAGTCGAACGGTAACAGGAAGTAGCTTGCTACTTTGCTGACGAGTGGCGCACGGGTGAGTAATATATAGTTAATGTACCTCAAAGACTGGGATAGCCACTGGAAACGGTGATTAATACTAGATATACCTTTATAACAAAAGTTGTAAAGGGAAATGTTTTTTCGCTTTGAGATCAGACTATATCCCATCAGTTAGTTGGTAGTGTAAGAGACTACCAAGGCAATGACGGGTAGCGGGTTTGAGAGGATGATCCGCCACACTGGTACTGAGACACGGACCAGACTCCTACGGGAGGCAGCAGTGAGGAATATTGCACAATGGAGGAAACTCTGATGCAGCAACGCCGCGTGGAGGATGACGCATTTCGGTGTGTAAACTCCTTTTATGAGTCAAGAAAATGACGGTAGCTCATGAATAAGCACCGGCTAACTCCGTGCCAGCAGCCGCGGTAATACGGAGGGTGCAAGCGTTACTCGGAATCACTGGGCGTAAAGGACGCGTAGGCGGGTTGTCAAGTCAGGTGTGAAATCCTACAGCTTAACTGTAGAACTGCACTTGAAACTGGCAACCTAGAGTATGGGAGGGGAAGATGGAATTAGTGGTGTAGGGGTAAAATCCGTAGATATCACTAGGAATACCTAAAGCGAAGGCGATCTTCTGGAACATAACTGACGCTAAGGCGTGAAAGCGTGGGGAGCAAACAGGATTAGATACCCTGGTAGTCCACGCCCTAAACGATGAACACTAGTCGTCGTGATGCTTGTCATTGCGGTGATGCACTTAACAGATTAAGTGTTCCGCCTGGGGAGTACGGTCGCAAGATTAAAACTCAAAGGAATAGACGGGGACCCGCACAAGTGGTGGAGCATGTGGTTTAATTCGAAGATACGCGAAAAACCTTACCTGGCCTTGACATTGATAGAATCTGCTAGAGATAGCGGAGTGCCCTTCGGGGAGCTTGAAAACAGGTGCTGCACGGCTGTCGTCAGCTCGTGTCGTGAGATGTTGGGTTAAGTCCCGCAACGAGCGCAACCCTCGTCCTTAGTTGCCAGCAGGTTAAGCTGGGCACTCTAAGGAGACTGCCTTCGCAAGGAGGAGGAAGGTGAGGACGACGTCAAGTCATCATGGCCCTTACGGCCAGGGCTACACACGTGCTACAATGGGGCGTACAGAGTGTTGCAATACCGCGAGGTGGAGCCAATCACTTAAAGCGTCTCTCAGTTCGGATTGTTCTCTGCAACTCGAGAGCATGAAGCTGGAATCACTAGTAATCGTAGATCAGCATTGCTACGGTGAATACGTTCCCGGGTCTTGTACTCACCGCCCGTCACACCATGGGAGTTGATTTCACCCGAAATTGGGAAGCTAACCTTCGGGGGGCTACCACTTACGGTGGAATTAGCGACTGGGGTGAAGTCGTAACAAGGTAACCGTAGGAGAACCTGCGGTTGGATCACCTCCTTTCTAGAGTAGAGTCAATCATTCATTTGAATTGACATACAAGAAAATCTCACAAGAGAAACAGTTATTTTAGTCTTTTACTTGCTTAGTTTTCAGTGATCATTGTTCATTTGAAATTGAAAATGGGGAATTAGCTCAGCTGGGAGAGCGCCTGCCTTGCACGCAGGAGGTCAGCGGTTCGATCCCGCTATTCTCCACCATTTCTTATTTATATAGATAAAAATTTAGAAAGTTTAATTCAAGTTCTTCAACTCAAGAGTTTGAATTAGACTTTATAGTCTATGTTCATTAAATTATTATTGTTAAAGTCAACATATAGTTATAAAAAGATAGCTAGATATATGTAAATATATTTAGAGATTAGTTTATAAATTATATCAACTAAAATAACTACAATTAAACAGGATACTGCCCTACATTAAGTAAGGTAGTGAACGCAAAACTAATGAAGTGATTTTAGCGTAAGCTAAAAAGTTTCTTTAGTAAATTAGAATAAAAAAGATATTAAGGGCCATAGGTGGATGCCTTGGCTAGTAGAGGCGATGAAAGACGTACTAGGCTGCGATAAGCCTCGGGGAGCTGCCAAGAAGCTTTGATCCGGGGATTTCTGAATGGGGCAACCCAGCATGGTGCGAATCATGTTACTCCTACGGGAGGGCGAACTCAGGGAAGTGAAACATCTCAGTACCTGAAGGAAAAGAAATCAAACGAGATTCCCATAGTAGCGGCGAGCGAAACGGGATTAGGGCACTTAGTGATAATATATTTGTTAGCCAAACACTTTGGAAAGAGTGAACAAAGAGGGTGATATTCCCGTAAGCGAAAACATTTATATGGTACTAGACTAAGGAATGAGTAGGTCGGGACACGTGTTATCTTGACTGAATATGGGGGGACCACCCTCCAACCCTAAATACTACTACTAGACCGATAGCGAACAAGTACCGTGAGGGAAAGGTGAAAAGAACTGCGGTGAGCAGAGTGAAATAGAACCTGAAACCTATGGCTTACAATCATTCGGAGCACTATTATTTATAAGTGTGACGGACTGCCTTTTGCATAATGAGCCTGCGAGTTGTGGTATCTGGCAAGGTTAATCGAACGAGAAGCCGTAGCGAAAGCGAGTCTTAATAGGGCGAATTAGTCAGATGCTGCAGACCCGAAACTGAGTGATCTATCCATGAGCAGGTTGAAGCTGGTGTAAGAGCCAGTGGAGGACCGAACCCATTGACGTTGAAAAGTCTCGGGATGACTTGTGGATAGGGGTGAAAGGCCAATCAAACTCAGTGATAGCTGGTTCTCTCCGAAATATATTTAGGTATAGCCTCGAGCAGTAGCATGAAGGGGTAGAGCACTGACAGGGCTAGGGCTGCTTACCGCGGTACCAAACCCTATCAAACTCCGAATACTTCATGTGTAACCTCGGGAGTCAGGCGGTGGGTGATAAAATCCGTCGTCAAGAGGGGAACAACCCAGACTAGCAGCTAAGGTCCCAAAGTCTTGTCTAAGTGGAAAAGGATGTGGAGTTGCTGTGACAACCAGGAGGTTGGCTTAGAAGCAGCCATCTTTTAAAGAAAGCGTAACAGCTCACTGGTCTAGCGATTCTGCGCCGAAAATATAACGGGGCTAAGACAAGCACCGAAGCTCTAGATTCACATTTATGTGAGTGGTAGGAGAGCGTTCCAGTCAGCGTAGAAGCCATACCGGCAAGGAGTGGTGGAGCGGCTGGAAGTGAGCATGCAGGCATGAGTAGCGATAAAAGGGATGAGAATTCCCTTCGCCGTAAACCCAAGGTTTCCTACGCGATGCTCGTCATCGTAGGGTTAGTCGGGACCTAAGTCGAGTCCGAGAGGGGTAGACGATGGCAAATTGGTTAATATTCCAATACCGACTGTTGTTCGCTTGAGTGATGGGGGGACGCATAGAGTTAATTGAGCTCACTGATGGAATAGTGGGTCGAAGGACGTAGGTTGTAAGGTAGGCAAATCCGCCTTACATTAGACCGAGATCTTACAGGCAGAGCAATCTCTTCGGAGAGCGCTTTGAATCAATGATACTGTCGTGCCGAGAAAAGCCTCTAAACGAGAACAGCAGTTGCCCGTACCGTAAACCGACACAGGTGGGTGAGATGAGTATTCTAAGGCGCGTGGATGAACCCTGGTTAAGGAACTCTGCAAACTAGCACCGTATCTTCGGTATAAGGTGTGCCCTAAGCGTTAATGGACTTGCTCCATGAAGCGCCGACGGGTCGCAGCAAAGTGTCCCTCCCGACTGTTTACCAAAAACACAGCACTCTGCTAACTCGTAAGAGGATGTATAGGGTGTGACGCCTGCCCGGTGCTTGAATGTTAAATGGATTTGTTAGCTCTGCGAAGCATTGAAATGAAGCACAAGTAAACGGCGGCCGTAACTATAACGGTCCTAAGGTAGCGAAATTCCTTGTCGGTTAAATACCGACCTGCATGAATGGCGTAACGAGATGGGAGCTGTCTCAACCAGGGATCCAGTGAAATTGTAGTGGAGGTGAAAATTCCTCCTACCCGCGGAAAGACGGAAAGACCCCGTGCACCTTTACTATAGCTTGACATTGCTATTGGGATATTCATGTGCAGGATAGGTGGGAGCCATTGATGATATGACGCTAGTTGTATCGGAGGCATCCTTGAGATACCACCCCTGAATATTCTGATAGCTAACTCCGTACGATTATCTCGTGCGAGGACAATGTCTGGTGGGTAGTTTGACTGGGGCGGTCGCCTCCTAAAAAGTAACGGAGGCTTACAAAGTTCGGCTCAGAAGGGTTGGAAATCCTTCGTAGAGTATAATGGCATAAGCCGGACTGACTGTAAGAGATACAACTCAAACAGAGTCGAAAGACGGTCATAGTGATCCGGTGGTTCTGTGTGGAAGGGCCATCGCTCAAAGGATAAAAGGTACGCCGGGGATAACAGGCTGATCTCCCCCAAGAGCTCACATCGACGGGGAGGTTTGGCACCTCGATGTCGGCTCATCGCATCCTGGGGCTGAAGCAGGTCCCAAGGGTATGGCTGTTCGCCATTTAAAGCGGTACGCGAGCTGGGTTCAGAACGTCGTGAGACAGTTCGGTCCCTATCTTCCGTGGGCGTAGGAGAGTTGAGGAGAGCTGACCCTAGTACGAGAGGACCGGGTTGGACATGCCACTGGTGCACCAGTTGTTCTGCCAAGAGCATCGCTGGGTAGCTACGCATGGATGAGATAACCGCTGAAAGCATCTAAGCGGGAAGCCAACTCCAAGATGAACTCTCCCTGAAGTACGCTTGAAGACTACAAGCTTGATAGGCTGGATGTGTACGCAGAGTAATCTGTTTAGCTGACCAGTACTAATAGTACGTTTGTCTTTTTTTACAAAGTGTTCACTACCTTGTTTAGTGTACAGGTGTCTGAAATATGTAGTTATTTAGAATATTGACTTTAACAATGAAAATCTCACTCAACTGACTTATACAGTCATATTTAAGTACATATTAACATGTATTTAAATGTGATTGTCTAGGTGGCTATAGAGAGAGGGAAACGCCTGGCCCCATTCCGAACCCAGAAGCTAAGCCTCTCATCGCTGATAATACTGATCCTTGCAGGATTGGAAATGTAGGTCGCTGCCTAGTTGATCATTTCTACTACTTACCAACACTTCTTTAACTTCAATCAAATCCACTTTTTAATTCTAGTCTAACTCTTTTATAAACTTTATTCATTTACTGTTTTAATTCTTTAATTCTTTAATTCTTTTTGCTAAAGCACTTCGTTGATTTTAATTTTATTAGGTATTTACATGTAGTAATTCCCATTCATCAATTTTAATATTAAGTGCAACACTTGATTAAGTGGATTTTTACTCTTTAGGGCAGTTTTAATTCTTTTATGTAGTTATTTAAATTTTTTCTTTTATCTGTTTGACTTTGTAAATTCTATTGTAATTAAACTCAATATTCTAAGAACTTTAGAAAATTGTATTTGTTTTTATAATTGGCATTTTTTTATAATTAAGCCAAAATAATGGCACTTTAAAAATTGATAATATGGTATCATTTTGCATACTATTTTAGGATGTTATGTGAAAAAATATATTAAAGAGCAAATCAAAAAATCATTTGAGATAAAACAAACTATTTATGAGAACGAAAATTTAATTAACAAGATTGAAGAGGTTTCAAAACTTTGCGTAGCTTTATATAGGGGTGATAAAAAAACTATTTTAGCTGGGAATGGTGGGAGTGCTGCCGATGCTCAGCATATTGCAGCAGAGTTAGTTGGAAGATATGGCTTTGATAGGCCCTCTATTCCTTCTTTAGCATTAACAACAGACACCTCATGCTTAACTGCGATTGGTAATGATTATGGATATGATAATGTGTTTTCTCGTCAATTAGAAGGGATGGGGCAAGCGGGGGATATATTTATAGGCATATCAACCTCAGGCAACTCTAAAAATATAATAAATGCGTTTATTAGTGCAAAGAAAAAAGGGATAACAACTGTTGCATTAGTTGGGCGAGATGGCGGAGAGATGGCTAAGATGGCAGATGTTGCTTTAGTTGTTCCATCTGATTCAACTCCTAGAATTCAAGAGTCGCATATACTTATTGGACATATAATTTGTGACATTATAGAAAAAGAGATTTTTGGAGATGGTGTTAACTAGTATCTTATGAATAGAGCACTTTTTTTAGATAGAGATGGCGTTATAAATGTTGAGATTAACTACCTTATTAAAATTGAAGATTTTGTCTTTATTGATGGTATATTTGAACTTTGTAAAAAGTATCAAGATAGAGGATATTTAATATTTGTTGTTACAAATCAGTCGGGAATTGCCAGAGGTTTTTATACTCAAGAAGATTTTGATGTTTTAACTTCATGGATGATGAAAGAGTTTTTAAATCGAGGTGTAATTATAAAAAAAGTTTACTTCTGTCCTCACCATCCTGAAATATCTGGAGAGTGTAGTTGCAGAAAACCAAAAGCTGGAATGCTGCTTGAGGCAAAAAAAGAGTTCGATATAGATTTACAAAACTCTATTTTAGTTGGAGATAAAGAGAGAGATATTGAGGCTGCTCTTGCTTCAGGAATAAAAGAGAGCTATTTCTTTGATGAAAAAGGTATTTGTAAAGAGTCTAAAGCAACAAAAATTATTTCAAATTTAAGAGAGGTATAAAAGTGCTAATATTAAATAGTGGTGGAACATTTAACAAAAAATATAACTCTTTAAACGGAGAGTTGGAGATACCTTATAACAACAGTGTAATTGAAGAGATTCTAAAAAGTGTTGAATTTAAATATGATTTGGCTGGTGTAGTTTATAAAGACAGCTTAGATATGAATATGGATGATAGAAAAAGAATAGCTCATATTATTATGGAGTCAAGTGATGATACCTTTATAATCGTTCATGGGACTGATACTATGCTTCTGAGTGCAGAGTTCTTATCCGAGGTTTTTGATGATAGAAAAATTGTATTTGTTGGGTCTATGAGACCATTTGAAATTGATAATATAGAAGCTAGCTTAAACTTAGGAATGGCTATTGGATTTGCAAAAGCGCTTAAAGAAAATGGGGTATATATATGTATGAGTGGACATGTAGAACCTTGGCAAAAAATATATAAAAATAAAAAATTTGGAAAATTTGAAGTTGTCCTCTAAAGTTGCTTGCTCTCATTGTAATATAAAATTTGAAGAGTCTGTAATGATTAAAGAAGTACAGAGCTCTTCTAAAGAGAGTTCTGCTTCACAGACTCTTATTCGTTACTTTTGCTGCAGCGGTTGTCAAGGTGTTTTTTATCTATTACAAGATAAAGGACTTGAGAGTTTTTATGAAAAAAGTAAAGATATTGAGTTGTCTCTGCAGAATCAAAATCTTAAAGATTCCTCTAGTTTTGATAGTCAATCTTTTTATGATAAATTTGTAAAAAAAAATAGCGATGGCTTTTGTGAAGTCTCTTTAGTAATAGAGGGGATTCACTGTTCGGCTTGTGTCTGGTTAAATGAAAAAGTACTGCACAATATGGATGGGGTTATTGAGGTAAATATAAATTTTACAAATAACAAAGCCATAATAGTATGGGCGGATGATATTGTAAAATTATCAAATATAATAGATACAATCCGTTCAATTGGTTATAACGCATTTGCTTATGACTCATCAGCACAAGAACTTCACGCCAATAAAGAGAGAAAATCTT
Proteins encoded:
- a CDS encoding ATP citrate lyase citrate-binding domain-containing protein, producing MAQKAIREFDAKSILAKHWDKYFPNFTYAYETVMVQNGSELKKAAKEKTWLKDKKLVAKPDMLFGKRGKNGLVLFRDSKPGDVSLTKASSWIDEKSGEKQSVYFSFDGDTPSGEAKVDMLTHFIVEPFTPHSQEEEYYISATCVGDDDVLYMSAEGGMEVEENWDKVTEVAFPITATEEEIEKKIKASIPKDVAAKDKEAFADFAIGFFRAYRELNFAYLEINPFVLQGKKVELLDMVAKLDDTAGFMMREEWGDVDFPTSFGMEEKSPEVLAIEDADSKSGASLKLTILKPEARVWTMVAGGGASVVYADTIADLAGIEDLANYGEYSGGPTTSETKFYAETILDLMTRDKDLKGRDKVLIIGGAIANFTDVAKTFTGIIQAFELYADKMKQVGIKIYVRRGGPNYEKGLKDIKEAADRLGLYIEVYGPETHVTDIVRMALAK
- a CDS encoding citrate/2-methylcitrate synthase — its product is MAQLYTRDTQAIFWNNNASAIQRMLDYDYTIKRQKPSVAAIVAPTSNSKFDKFFYGPDEIMIPLYRNTTEAKSAQPQADVLLNFASFRTAYDVTMEALELGGFTSIMVTAEGIPERLARKMNATGREKNVTIIGPATVGAIAPGAFKIANIGGTIENIVQSKLHRAGSCGLVTRSGGLFNELSNIIAINADGIAEGVAIGGDRFVGSVFIDNLLRMEANPEVKYMLLLGEVGGTEEYKVIEAVKSGKIKKPIIAWCIGTIAKYYDSGVQFGHAGASANGDMETAEAKNRAMKEVGIHVPASFNDLPEIISALYHELHAEGTIKDIIEPSMNVCPSVRKSKQFICTISDDRGDEAHYCGYPISSVATPDTGFTIGDVMSILWFKKRYPRWAVDFLETVLKTVADHGPAVSGAHNAKVTARAGKDVISSLISGLLTIGPRFGGAIDDAAKYFKYASDNGMSPNDFLNHMKKEGIPIPGIGHRIKSLKNPDLRVEGLKKFAKANFPSTPLLDYALTVEQLTTSKKENLILNVDGTIGILMVDMWRSLGYKDEEIDVFINAGALNAFFILGRSIGFIGHILDEKRLAMPMYRHPMDDILYDVKLAENL
- a CDS encoding D-sedoheptulose-7-phosphate isomerase, translated to MKKYIKEQIKKSFEIKQTIYENENLINKIEEVSKLCVALYRGDKKTILAGNGGSAADAQHIAAELVGRYGFDRPSIPSLALTTDTSCLTAIGNDYGYDNVFSRQLEGMGQAGDIFIGISTSGNSKNIINAFISAKKKGITTVALVGRDGGEMAKMADVALVVPSDSTPRIQESHILIGHIICDIIEKEIFGDGVN
- the gmhB gene encoding D-glycero-beta-D-manno-heptose 1,7-bisphosphate 7-phosphatase, which encodes MNRALFLDRDGVINVEINYLIKIEDFVFIDGIFELCKKYQDRGYLIFVVTNQSGIARGFYTQEDFDVLTSWMMKEFLNRGVIIKKVYFCPHHPEISGECSCRKPKAGMLLEAKKEFDIDLQNSILVGDKERDIEAALASGIKESYFFDEKGICKESKATKIISNLREV
- a CDS encoding asparaginase domain-containing protein; its protein translation is MLILNSGGTFNKKYNSLNGELEIPYNNSVIEEILKSVEFKYDLAGVVYKDSLDMNMDDRKRIAHIIMESSDDTFIIVHGTDTMLLSAEFLSEVFDDRKIVFVGSMRPFEIDNIEASLNLGMAIGFAKALKENGVYICMSGHVEPWQKIYKNKKFGKFEVVL